The Pimelobacter simplex genomic sequence GGAGCAGGTCGCGCAGGTCGGTGACCCGGCTGACGGTGTGCACCAGGCGCTGGGCGAGGGCCGGCTCGGGCAGCGGCACCCACGGCCGCCACGGGGTGAGCACGAGCAGGTCGCCGACCCAGCGCTGGGCGACCTCGGGCAGCTCGTCGTACGTGCCGACGGCGAGGGTGCGGACGTCGTGGCCGCGCTCGGCCAGCCACTGCGTCTTGCGGGCCAGGCGGCCGAGCGTGAACCCGTAGCCGTTGCCCTTGGCGACCGGGACCAGGCCGGGGTGGGCCGCGGCAACGGACTCGAGGTGGGCCCGCCAGCGCGGGCCCTCGACGGTGAGCGTGAGGGTCATGGTCAGCTCCTGCGCTTCAGGTAGAGCTGGAATGCCTGGTACAACGGCCGGTTGATCGGGAGGTCCCACTCCCCGGCGTACTCGACGGCCTCTCCGCCGGTACCCACCTTGAACTGGATCAGCCCGACGTGGGAGTCCTCGGCGTCGAGGGTCTCGGTGATGCCGCGCAGGTCGTAGACGGCCGCGCCCGCGGCGATCGCGTCGCGGATCATCGCCCACTGGACGGCGTTGGAGCCGCGGACCTCGCGCTTCTCGGTGGAGGAGGCGCCGTAGGAGTACCAGGCGTGCTCGCCGACCCGGATCGCGATCGTGGACGCGACCAGGTCGCCGTCGTGGCGGGCCAGCCAGAGCGTGAACCGCTCGGGGGCGTCGGCGCTCAGGGCGTCGTACATGGTCTCGAAGTAGCGCAGCGGCCGCGGTGTGAAGTGGTCGCGCTGCGCGGTGTGGACGTAGAGCTCGTGGAACGCCGCCAGGTCCTCGCGGCTGCCGCGGACCACCTCGACGCCCTCCTTGGCGGCCTTCTTGATGTTGCGGCGCCAGAGCTGGTTCATGCCCTTGAGGACCTCGTCCTCGGTGCGCTGGGTGCCGTCGGCATGCCGCAGCGGGATCTGGAAGACGAACTGCGGCTGCCCGGCCGCGAAGCCGCCCTCGACCCCCTGGTGCCGCCAGCCGAGCTCGTGGAGCTGGGCCACGACGCGCGCGCCGCCGGGCGTGCGCTCCGCCGGCGGGATCTGGCCGAGCAGGCGGACGCCGGGGTCGGCGATGCCGTCCTTGACCTGCGCCGTCGTCCAGCGCCGGGTGACCACCGGGGGCCCGATCCGTACGGCGAACGCGCCCTGCTTCTTCAGGTGGCGCACCATCGGGTCGAGCCAGTCGGCCAGCGCGTCGCCGGTCCAGTCGATGACCGGTCCCTCGGGCAGGTAGGCCAGCGAGCGCTTGAGCTTGGGCAGCTGGCGGTAGAGCACCAGCGCGGCACCCACCTGCTGTCCCGCGTCGTCGAACCAGCCGAGCGACTCGCTGCGCCACTCGCTCTTGACCTTCGCCCAGCCGGGCGTCTGCAGGAAGCTCGCGGAGGGCAGCGAGGCGAGGTGGTCGCGGTGCTCGGTCGGGGTGATCGGGCGCACGCTGGGCATGGGGGCCAGGCTATCGACCCCGCACTACCCCCGGTCCGGACCCTCCGCGCGGACGCGCTGGACATGCTCCAGGGAGTCGGCCAGGTCGGTGAGCCACTCGCCGGCGTGCTGCTCGACCAGCCGGACGCACCAGGCGAGCGCCTCGCTGCGGCTGCGGGCGACGCCGCCCGCGATCAGGGTGTCGAGGACCGCGCGCTCGGGCTGGCGCAGCCGGGTCATGACGGGAGCGGCGACGTGGGTGAACAGGGCTCGGGTGGCGCCGCACTCGACGCCCCAGGAGACCTTCTTGTCGTACGTGCGCTCGGCCTCGCGGGCGATGGCGACCCGCGCGTCGCGGGTGCGCTCGCGGAACTCCTGGATCCGGCCCTGGACGGCGCCCTCGCGCTCGGCGTCGGAGGCGGACGCGTCGAGCCGGGGCTCGGGGATCCGGCCGATCACGGTGATCTCCTCGCGATCGACCGCGACCTCGACGAGGGACTCGAAGAGGTCGTCGGGCAGGCGACCCGCGAACCAGCCGCGGATCTGGTCGTGCTGGTCGGTTGTAATCATGTAATCGAGATTACGCCCGATCGGCGCGAAGGCAAGGGGTCAGAGGCGCTCGCGCAGCCAGGCGAAGTCGGCGACGTGCTCGTCGGCCCCGCCGGGCGTCTCGCACACGACCGGGGCACCGGCGTCGCGGATCACCTGGGCCAGCAGGTCGGGGTCGATCCGGCCGGCGCCGAAGTTGGCGTGCCGGTCGGCGCCGGAGTCGAACTCGTCGCGGC encodes the following:
- a CDS encoding lipid II:glycine glycyltransferase FemX, giving the protein MPSVRPITPTEHRDHLASLPSASFLQTPGWAKVKSEWRSESLGWFDDAGQQVGAALVLYRQLPKLKRSLAYLPEGPVIDWTGDALADWLDPMVRHLKKQGAFAVRIGPPVVTRRWTTAQVKDGIADPGVRLLGQIPPAERTPGGARVVAQLHELGWRHQGVEGGFAAGQPQFVFQIPLRHADGTQRTEDEVLKGMNQLWRRNIKKAAKEGVEVVRGSREDLAAFHELYVHTAQRDHFTPRPLRYFETMYDALSADAPERFTLWLARHDGDLVASTIAIRVGEHAWYSYGASSTEKREVRGSNAVQWAMIRDAIAAGAAVYDLRGITETLDAEDSHVGLIQFKVGTGGEAVEYAGEWDLPINRPLYQAFQLYLKRRS